Proteins co-encoded in one Dreissena polymorpha isolate Duluth1 chromosome 12, UMN_Dpol_1.0, whole genome shotgun sequence genomic window:
- the LOC127852429 gene encoding uncharacterized protein LOC127852429, giving the protein MPSEMYDEMLGRVRHRLVKQHTRYREPLDPGLKLAATLRHLVSGVKYSGMQYSWRVAENILPVVVRDVCHAICEEYVDEVMIAPSTPEEWRQLADGFLKNWNFPNCVAAIDGTHIAIRKPASSGSLYYNYNGFFSIILLAIVDSDYKFVWCDLNGYGSSGDAKIYNESEFLEMVQDGSIGFPDPQRFPNDTVDMPYFLVGDDAFSLSENMQKPYGHRVLTRDERILNYRLSRARRVSENAFGILANRIQILLTKMNHSSSTARLIVKTCCILYNLMRIRYPTMQNALVDHDDRRGDLVPGEWRRGRNLEDTRNVNIRGYNTATKKGKIVRNALKHLANSPAGFVPWQDRMVPH; this is encoded by the exons ATGCCTTCTGAAATGTACGATGAAATGTTGGGAAGGGTTCGTCATCGCCTCGTGAAGCAACACACTCGGTACAGGGAGCCCTTGGATCCAGGGCTAAAGTTAGCTGCCACACTACGTCACCTGGTTTCTGGTGTCAAGTACTCAGGCATGCAGTATTCCTGGCGGGTCGCTGAGAATATACTCCCTGTAGTGGTCAGAGACGTGTGTCATGCTATATGTGAAGAATATGTTGATGAGGTTATGATAGCACCCTCCACACCTGAAGAATGGAGACAACTGGCTGATGGTTTCCTCAAGAATTGGAACTTTCCAAATTGCGTTGCTGCCATTGATGGCACGCACATAGCTATCAGAAAGCCTGCCAGCTCTGGTTCcttatattataattacaatGGATTCTTCAGCATCATCTTACTGGCTATTGTCGACTCGGACTACAAGTTCGTATGGTGTGATCTGAATG GATACGGTTCAAGTGGAGATGCAAAGATTTATAATGAATCAGAATTCCTGGAGATGGTGCAGGATGGTTCCATTGGATTTCCAGACCCACAGCGCTTTCCAAATGACACCGTCGACATGCCTTATTTCTTGGTCGGAGATGACGCTTTCAGCCTTAGCGAGAACATGCAGAAACCCTATGGACATAGAGTCCTGACAAGAGACGAAAGAATCCTGAACTACCGGTTATCCAGGGCTAGGAGAGtatcagaaaatgcatttgggATTTTGGCCAATCGAATTCAg ATACTTCTCACAAAGATGAACCACAGCTCATCCACAGCAAGGCTGATTGTAAAGACATGCTGCATTCTCTACAACTTGATGAGGATCAGGTACCCCACCATGCAGAATGCACTTGTTGACCATGATGATAGAAGAGGCGATCTGGTTCCTGGGGAATGGAGAAGAGGTCGCAACTTGGAGGATACCAGGAATGTCAATATCAGGGGCTACAACACAGCAACCAAAAAAGGCAAGATTGTGAGAAACGCTCTGAAGCACTTGGCCAACTCTCCAGCGGGATTTGTGCCATGGCAAGACAGGATGGTGCCACATTAA
- the LOC127853658 gene encoding uncharacterized protein LOC127853658 → MSLKRSNMDVISFKIFVIIGMLCTSIVGRLSEPWNPREYSCYNLMEKIDTLEKKLRQTSSELGTITQRQSGISTLLDEIPPFYHEKSLTVDELESGGWKMVFRATSSNGQSVHDAWVKRTGTSDVKPLTMTRSLSSHYRDPALDTWHNLAVKYVKFALYKGNREVAYVLFNGSGSSNLDWFTYSRVLLSSWPGLTSKEQYNIFSIDGILSGQTVIRRFLMNKRFEGCDKDRGYVAVIDGGSACAWDQHPSYPQFIYSDMNSDDFYDRRQFGLADYMVVFVYI, encoded by the exons ATGTCATTGAAACGTTCAAACATGGATGTGATATCGTTCAAGATCTTTGTTATCATCGGAATGCTGTGTACATCAATTGTTGGTCGTTTGTCAGAACCATGGAATCCAAGGGAATATTCTTGTTATAATCTTATGGAAAAGATTGATACACTTGAGAAGAAGCTCAGACAAACGAGCTCCGAGCTGGGAACCATTACACAAAGACAGTCTGGAATATCGACATTGTTAGATGAAAT TCCACCGTTCTACCATGAAAAGTCACTTACGGTTGATGAATTGGAATCGGGTGGATGGAAGATGGTCTTTCGTGCGACATCCAGCAATGGCCAATCCGTGCATGAcgcttgggtcaaaa GAACGGGTACATCTGATGTCAAACCGCTGACAATGACTCGCTCTTTGTCCAGTCACTATCGCGATCCTGCCTTGGACACGTGGCACAACTTAGCCGTTAAGTACGTTAAGTTTGCGCTCTACAAAGGAAACAGAGAGGTGGCATACGTACTTTTTAACGGCAGCGGTTCATCCAACTTGGACTGGTTTACGTATTCCCGTGTCCTTCTGTCTAGCTGGCCTGGTCTTACGTCCAaagaacaatataatatattctcTATAGACGGAATTCTCAGTGGACAAACCGTAATTCGGCGTTTCCTCATGAACAAACGTTTTGAGGGATGCGACAAAGATAGGGGTTATGTTGCGGTGATTGACGGTGGATCCGCATGTGCCTGGGACCAGCACCCTAGTTACCCGCAGTTTATATACTCGGACATGAACTCGGACGACTTTTATGACAGGCGACAGTTTGGGTTGGCGGACTACATGGTCGTGTTTGTGTACATTTGA